From the Papaver somniferum cultivar HN1 chromosome 2, ASM357369v1, whole genome shotgun sequence genome, the window CAAGAACAAACATGTGTTCCACTTTTTAAAGATTTGAAATATGAAATAATGGACAAAGGGTAAGAAAAGTTGCCCATAAAACGATACTGCGCTCCCGAGAAGCCAGGTTTTTTTGAATTGCCTTCCGCCCAGTGATCAACTCGAGGAAAACAACACCAAATCTATAGATATCACATTCCCTAGTGAGCATGCCGGTCATAACGTGCTCTGGCGGACCATAACCTAATGTGCCCATCACCTTTCCAGAAGCACCGCGGCAATTCCAAGCAGGACCAGGTTTTGCAGTACTAAAATTGGACAGCTTTGGATTAAATTTTTCATCGAGTAAAATATTAGATGGTTTAAGGTCTCCATAGATTATAGGAGGATCCTTTTGATCATGCAAATATTTTAAAGCCTTGGCAACACCCTCTGCTATCTTCATCCTGGTATTCCAGTCTAGAGGCTTCTTGCTGATTTCATGCTCTAACAACCCAGAAGATCAAGTTAGTTAATATAATTGTTTTACCATGTCATCATGCATAAGATGGTGATAAACCTAACCATATAAATGATGATCCAGCGACTGTGACGGCATGAACTCATAAACGATAAATAGAACGTCCCCTTTATCATGGTAGCCAATCAGCTTGACGATGTTAGAATGCTCAAGTCCGCTGAGCATTTGAATCTCAGCTCGAAATTCTGCACGTCCTTGTTGGGTATTTTCCGTAAGCTTTTTCACAGCAATTTTCTAAAAAGGCAGTTTACCATCAATCATGTATGTACTACATATTCTCTTATCTTATTTTTCTTACGAATATAATATAAATTCGCAATTAAGAGGTGGCGAGGACTCACCTGGCCGTCTTCGAGAATACCCTTATACACACGTCCCAATTTTCCTTCCCCTAAAAAATGCTCTTGATTGAAGTTATCAGTGGCGGCAATTAGCTCTCTTAATTTGAGTTTACGAGCATTGGCAACAACATATTGAGGAGGTTCGGGTTGGCCTGCCCTAACACCTTGAGTTTCtgaaagcaaaatatatacacaGGAAACATCGTAAGATTTTAACCATTCTATTGTTGATGATTAGCTGCTCCTTAACTATGAATCTTGTCAGAGAACAAGTTTTCCACACAAAAACACGGACTTATTCCCCTTGATTACCCATGATTTAATtgagaaaataagaacaaaagacGTTAATGGACAACCCTTCTACAAAGTATACTTACAAccaaaccacaaagtcatcacAGAAACATAAGCGTAATTTTTTTTCTAACTACCCTTAAACCAAAATTTTCAAACAATATTAAAAACCCATTTCAAGATTTCTACAAGCTCAATTTTGTTATAATCATCATTTAATTTACAAATAAAAACTACTTCGACGTAATTATACAAAGCAAGTCCCCAGATCTTGAAAAAACCTAAAATACCAAGAAGACGGAAAATCTTCTATCGAAAGAGGCCAATACGAGAACAAAGGTATACGACAGATCAAGACTGAAAAATTAGAGAAATATCGCAACCATTTAAACTACGAATATACAAGATAGAGCACCTGTACCATCTTCTCTGTCTGAAGATTCGCCTTTGCTCGACGTAACACAGGAGCAGCACCTAGCCATAACCAGAAAAAAAGAAGCCAAATGAAATTGGGGGAAGTTAACCTAACCTTTTAAGTCTCAAAAAAGAAATTGGGGGAAGAAGATTTAGACCGCTTCTGGCTTAAAAACAGTCGCGTGACCGAAAACTACTTTTCTTTGTCTTGCCTATTCCCATGtacatgccaaaaaaaaaaaaatctggtttGGCATACCAAGTGGCATGGCAAACAAATTGTGTCACTATGAAAAAATTACTGAGCGACGGACTTTCTAGCTGGCGATATTATATGAGT encodes:
- the LOC113348520 gene encoding receptor-like cytoplasmic kinase 185 isoform X1, producing MARCCSCVTSSKGESSDREDGTETQGVRAGQPEPPQYVVANARKLKLRELIAATDNFNQEHFLGEGKLGRVYKGILEDGQKIAVKKLTENTQQGRAEFRAEIQMLSGLEHSNIVKLIGYHDKGDVLFIVYEFMPSQSLDHHLYEHEISKKPLDWNTRMKIAEGVAKALKYLHDQKDPPIIYGDLKPSNILLDEKFNPKLSNFSTAKPGPAWNCRGASGKVMGTLGYGPPEHVMTGMLTRECDIYRFGVVFLELITGRKAIQKNLASRERSIVLWARPFLDTKNFSQIADPVLGGCYPGDGLAEALTVAEMCIQEDATKRPHIAKIVTLLSDILSEAEGEEAWDKKEA
- the LOC113348520 gene encoding receptor-like cytoplasmic kinase 185 isoform X2; the encoded protein is MARCCSCVTSSKGESSDREDETQGVRAGQPEPPQYVVANARKLKLRELIAATDNFNQEHFLGEGKLGRVYKGILEDGQKIAVKKLTENTQQGRAEFRAEIQMLSGLEHSNIVKLIGYHDKGDVLFIVYEFMPSQSLDHHLYEHEISKKPLDWNTRMKIAEGVAKALKYLHDQKDPPIIYGDLKPSNILLDEKFNPKLSNFSTAKPGPAWNCRGASGKVMGTLGYGPPEHVMTGMLTRECDIYRFGVVFLELITGRKAIQKNLASRERSIVLWARPFLDTKNFSQIADPVLGGCYPGDGLAEALTVAEMCIQEDATKRPHIAKIVTLLSDILSEAEGEEAWDKKEA